Proteins encoded within one genomic window of Canis lupus familiaris isolate Mischka breed German Shepherd chromosome 12, alternate assembly UU_Cfam_GSD_1.0, whole genome shotgun sequence:
- the TENT5A gene encoding terminal nucleotidyltransferase 5A isoform X2 yields MDSRTFRTDQGQLVFGGHFMAEGEGYFAMAEDELAGGAYIPLGGDFGGGGGGDDDFGGHCLDYCGSPTAHCNVLNWEQVQRLDGILSETIPIHGRGNFPTLELQPSLIVKVVRRRLAEKRIGVRDVRLNGSAASHVLHQDSGLGYKDLDLIFCADLRGEEEFQTVKDVVLDCLLDFLPEGVNKEKITPLTLKEAYVQKMVKVCNDSDRWSLISLSNNSGKNVELKFVDSLRRQFEFSVDSFQIKLDSLLLFYECSENPMTETFHPTIIGESVYGDFHEAFDHLCNKIIATRNPEEIRGGGLLKYCNLLVRGFRPASDEIKTLQRYMCSRFFIDFSDIGEQQRKLESYLQNHFVGLEDRKYDYLMTLHGVVNESTVCLMGHERRQTLNLITMLAIRVLADQNVIPNVANVTCYYQPAPYVADANFSNYYIAQVQPVFTCQQQTYSTWLPCN; encoded by the exons ATGGACTCGCGGACCTTTAG GACTGACCAGGGCCAGCTGGTGTTCGGAGGGCACTTCATGGCGGAAGGCGAAGGGTACTTTGCCATGGCCGAAGACGAGCTGGCCGGCGGCGCTTACATCCCCCTGGGCGGCGActtcggcggcggcggcggcggcgacgacGACTTCGGCGGGCACTGCTTGGACTATTGCGGAAGCCCCACGGCGCACTGCAACGTGCTGAACTGGGAGCAAGTGCAGCGGCTGGACGGCATCCTGAGCGAGACCATCCCGATCCACGGGCGCGGCAACTTCCCCACGCTCGAGCTGCAGCCGAGCCTGATCGTGAAGGTGGTGCGGCGGCGCCTGGCCGAGAAGCGTATCGGCGTCCGCGACGTGCGCCTCAACGGCTCGGCCGCCAGCCACGTTCTGCACCAGGACAGCGGCCTGGGTTACAAGGACCTGGACCTCATCTTCTGCGCCGACCTGCGCGGGGAAGAGGAGTTTCAGACTGTGAAGGACGTCGTGCTGGACTGCCTCTTGGACTTCTTGCCCGAAGGggtgaacaaagagaaaatcacGCCACTCACGCTCAAG GAAGCTTATGTGCAGAAAATGGTTAAAGTGTGCAATGACTCTGACCGATGGAGTCTTATATCCTTGTCAAACAACAGTGGCAAAAATGTGGAACTGAAATTTGTGGATTCCCTCCGGAGGCAGTTTGAATTTAGTGTAGATTCTTTTCAAATCAAATTAgactctcttctcctcttttatGAATGTTCAGAGAACCCAATGACTGAAACATTTCACCCCACGATAATTGGTGAGAGCGTCTATGGTGATTTCCACGAAGCCTTTGATCACCTTTGTAACAAGATCATTGCCACCAGGAACCCAGAGGAAATCAGAGGGGGCGGCCTGCTTAAATACTGCAACCTATTAGTGAGGGGCTTTAGGCCCGCCTCTGATGAAATCAAGACCCTTCAGAGGTATATGTGTTCCAGGTTTTTCATCGACTTCTCAGACATCGGAGAGCAGCAGAGAAAACTGGAGTCTTATTTGCAGAACCACTTCGTGGGATTGGAAGACCGCAAGTATGACTATCTCATGACCCTTCATGGAGTGGTGAATGAGAGTACAGTGTGCCTGATGGGACATGAAAGAAGACAGACTTTAAACCTTATCACAATGCTGGCTATCCGGGTGCTAGCTGACCAAAATGTCATACCTAACGTGGCTAATGTCACTTGCTATTACCAGCCGGCTCCCTATGTAGCAGATGCCAACTTTAGCAATTACTACATTGCACAGGTCCAGCCAGTATTCACATGCCAGCAACAGACATACTCCACTTGGCTACCCTGCAATTAA
- the TENT5A gene encoding terminal nucleotidyltransferase 5A isoform X1 translates to MHQRYFWTDQGQLVFGGHFMAEGEGYFAMAEDELAGGAYIPLGGDFGGGGGGDDDFGGHCLDYCGSPTAHCNVLNWEQVQRLDGILSETIPIHGRGNFPTLELQPSLIVKVVRRRLAEKRIGVRDVRLNGSAASHVLHQDSGLGYKDLDLIFCADLRGEEEFQTVKDVVLDCLLDFLPEGVNKEKITPLTLKEAYVQKMVKVCNDSDRWSLISLSNNSGKNVELKFVDSLRRQFEFSVDSFQIKLDSLLLFYECSENPMTETFHPTIIGESVYGDFHEAFDHLCNKIIATRNPEEIRGGGLLKYCNLLVRGFRPASDEIKTLQRYMCSRFFIDFSDIGEQQRKLESYLQNHFVGLEDRKYDYLMTLHGVVNESTVCLMGHERRQTLNLITMLAIRVLADQNVIPNVANVTCYYQPAPYVADANFSNYYIAQVQPVFTCQQQTYSTWLPCN, encoded by the exons ATGCATCAGAGATACTTTTG GACTGACCAGGGCCAGCTGGTGTTCGGAGGGCACTTCATGGCGGAAGGCGAAGGGTACTTTGCCATGGCCGAAGACGAGCTGGCCGGCGGCGCTTACATCCCCCTGGGCGGCGActtcggcggcggcggcggcggcgacgacGACTTCGGCGGGCACTGCTTGGACTATTGCGGAAGCCCCACGGCGCACTGCAACGTGCTGAACTGGGAGCAAGTGCAGCGGCTGGACGGCATCCTGAGCGAGACCATCCCGATCCACGGGCGCGGCAACTTCCCCACGCTCGAGCTGCAGCCGAGCCTGATCGTGAAGGTGGTGCGGCGGCGCCTGGCCGAGAAGCGTATCGGCGTCCGCGACGTGCGCCTCAACGGCTCGGCCGCCAGCCACGTTCTGCACCAGGACAGCGGCCTGGGTTACAAGGACCTGGACCTCATCTTCTGCGCCGACCTGCGCGGGGAAGAGGAGTTTCAGACTGTGAAGGACGTCGTGCTGGACTGCCTCTTGGACTTCTTGCCCGAAGGggtgaacaaagagaaaatcacGCCACTCACGCTCAAG GAAGCTTATGTGCAGAAAATGGTTAAAGTGTGCAATGACTCTGACCGATGGAGTCTTATATCCTTGTCAAACAACAGTGGCAAAAATGTGGAACTGAAATTTGTGGATTCCCTCCGGAGGCAGTTTGAATTTAGTGTAGATTCTTTTCAAATCAAATTAgactctcttctcctcttttatGAATGTTCAGAGAACCCAATGACTGAAACATTTCACCCCACGATAATTGGTGAGAGCGTCTATGGTGATTTCCACGAAGCCTTTGATCACCTTTGTAACAAGATCATTGCCACCAGGAACCCAGAGGAAATCAGAGGGGGCGGCCTGCTTAAATACTGCAACCTATTAGTGAGGGGCTTTAGGCCCGCCTCTGATGAAATCAAGACCCTTCAGAGGTATATGTGTTCCAGGTTTTTCATCGACTTCTCAGACATCGGAGAGCAGCAGAGAAAACTGGAGTCTTATTTGCAGAACCACTTCGTGGGATTGGAAGACCGCAAGTATGACTATCTCATGACCCTTCATGGAGTGGTGAATGAGAGTACAGTGTGCCTGATGGGACATGAAAGAAGACAGACTTTAAACCTTATCACAATGCTGGCTATCCGGGTGCTAGCTGACCAAAATGTCATACCTAACGTGGCTAATGTCACTTGCTATTACCAGCCGGCTCCCTATGTAGCAGATGCCAACTTTAGCAATTACTACATTGCACAGGTCCAGCCAGTATTCACATGCCAGCAACAGACATACTCCACTTGGCTACCCTGCAATTAA
- the TENT5A gene encoding terminal nucleotidyltransferase 5A isoform X3, giving the protein MAEGEGYFAMAEDELAGGAYIPLGGDFGGGGGGDDDFGGHCLDYCGSPTAHCNVLNWEQVQRLDGILSETIPIHGRGNFPTLELQPSLIVKVVRRRLAEKRIGVRDVRLNGSAASHVLHQDSGLGYKDLDLIFCADLRGEEEFQTVKDVVLDCLLDFLPEGVNKEKITPLTLKEAYVQKMVKVCNDSDRWSLISLSNNSGKNVELKFVDSLRRQFEFSVDSFQIKLDSLLLFYECSENPMTETFHPTIIGESVYGDFHEAFDHLCNKIIATRNPEEIRGGGLLKYCNLLVRGFRPASDEIKTLQRYMCSRFFIDFSDIGEQQRKLESYLQNHFVGLEDRKYDYLMTLHGVVNESTVCLMGHERRQTLNLITMLAIRVLADQNVIPNVANVTCYYQPAPYVADANFSNYYIAQVQPVFTCQQQTYSTWLPCN; this is encoded by the exons ATGGCGGAAGGCGAAGGGTACTTTGCCATGGCCGAAGACGAGCTGGCCGGCGGCGCTTACATCCCCCTGGGCGGCGActtcggcggcggcggcggcggcgacgacGACTTCGGCGGGCACTGCTTGGACTATTGCGGAAGCCCCACGGCGCACTGCAACGTGCTGAACTGGGAGCAAGTGCAGCGGCTGGACGGCATCCTGAGCGAGACCATCCCGATCCACGGGCGCGGCAACTTCCCCACGCTCGAGCTGCAGCCGAGCCTGATCGTGAAGGTGGTGCGGCGGCGCCTGGCCGAGAAGCGTATCGGCGTCCGCGACGTGCGCCTCAACGGCTCGGCCGCCAGCCACGTTCTGCACCAGGACAGCGGCCTGGGTTACAAGGACCTGGACCTCATCTTCTGCGCCGACCTGCGCGGGGAAGAGGAGTTTCAGACTGTGAAGGACGTCGTGCTGGACTGCCTCTTGGACTTCTTGCCCGAAGGggtgaacaaagagaaaatcacGCCACTCACGCTCAAG GAAGCTTATGTGCAGAAAATGGTTAAAGTGTGCAATGACTCTGACCGATGGAGTCTTATATCCTTGTCAAACAACAGTGGCAAAAATGTGGAACTGAAATTTGTGGATTCCCTCCGGAGGCAGTTTGAATTTAGTGTAGATTCTTTTCAAATCAAATTAgactctcttctcctcttttatGAATGTTCAGAGAACCCAATGACTGAAACATTTCACCCCACGATAATTGGTGAGAGCGTCTATGGTGATTTCCACGAAGCCTTTGATCACCTTTGTAACAAGATCATTGCCACCAGGAACCCAGAGGAAATCAGAGGGGGCGGCCTGCTTAAATACTGCAACCTATTAGTGAGGGGCTTTAGGCCCGCCTCTGATGAAATCAAGACCCTTCAGAGGTATATGTGTTCCAGGTTTTTCATCGACTTCTCAGACATCGGAGAGCAGCAGAGAAAACTGGAGTCTTATTTGCAGAACCACTTCGTGGGATTGGAAGACCGCAAGTATGACTATCTCATGACCCTTCATGGAGTGGTGAATGAGAGTACAGTGTGCCTGATGGGACATGAAAGAAGACAGACTTTAAACCTTATCACAATGCTGGCTATCCGGGTGCTAGCTGACCAAAATGTCATACCTAACGTGGCTAATGTCACTTGCTATTACCAGCCGGCTCCCTATGTAGCAGATGCCAACTTTAGCAATTACTACATTGCACAGGTCCAGCCAGTATTCACATGCCAGCAACAGACATACTCCACTTGGCTACCCTGCAATTAA